One Deltaproteobacteria bacterium genomic window, TTCTGCGACCTTCGGTATCTCCTTTTTCTCCGGCGCTGTGGCTTCCCGAGGAGCCTGAACGACCGTTTCTGCCGGAATCTGTTGAGAGGGGGCAGCACTCCTCCTGCTCAACCTCACCGAGCTCTGCCCTTTTTTATACTCGAGCTCAACGATATCGGAACCCTTGATTAAATTGATAAGATCCTTGATTTCTTTCAGATTCATATTTCCCTCGCATTTATACTCTTTCTATGTATTCACCCGTTCTCGTATCAACCTTTATGACGTCCCCCTCATTCAGAAAAAGGGGCACCTGAATAACCGTCCCCGATTCAAGCTCTGCAGGTTTCGTCCCGCCTGATACCGTGTCTCCCTTCAAACCCGGGGCAGTCTTTTCTATTTTCAACTCAACGAAAATGGGGACCTCGACTCCTATCGGATCTCCCCTGTAAAATTGTATCTTCAGGAGCATTCCTTCCTTCAAAAATTTCCGGGCATCACCAACGTGGTCGCCGTTGAGAAATATCTGCTCGTAACTGGAAGTATCCATGAAATAATAGTCTTCCTCCATCTCGTACATAAACTGCATTTCCTTCTCTACCAGGTCCGGGACGCCAACCTTTTCACCGGAGCGGAACGTATGGTCCACCACGGCTCCGGTCCTCAAGTTTTTCAGCTTTGTCCTGACAAAGGCCCCCCCCTTTCCCGGCTTGACATGGAGGAACTCGAGAATCACACAGGGGTAGCCCTCAAACTCTATCTTGAGCCCTCTTCGAAAATCTGACGTCGAGTACACGTTAAGAGCCCTCGTTAAGCGAATAAGTCTCTGCCATTCTTTGGCAGGTAAGATATTTTTTCAAAACCGTTCTCGGTGATTTTAACAAGGTCTTCCAATCTTACACCACCTTTTCCAGGAATGTAAATACCCGGTTCTATTGTAATAACCATTCCAGGTTTCAACACATCCTTTGAGTAACGGGAAATGTGCGGCGGCTCGTGTATTTCCATTCCCACCCCATGACCTGTCGAGTGGACGAAGTGCCTTCCATATCCGCTGCTGTCGATAAAGCTCCTCACCGTCAGATCGATATCCCTGCATTTGACGCCCGGTGCCAACTGTTTAAAGGCTTCCTCTTTAGCGCGCCCGACAACAGTCATCACCCTCCGAAGTTCCCTGTCAACCTTCTTATCTTTTCTCAATAGGGTTACTGTCTCGTCCGAGCAATATCCTTGAAATCTGCACCCGTAATCGAACAGCATAATCTGCGCCCCATCAAGCTTCGACGCATCGGGCGTTGCATGCGGCATGGCGGATTTATCGCCGAACGCTACAATCGGGGGAAAAGATGAACCCTCGGCTCCCCGCTTCTTCATTTCAAATTCGATTGTTGCGGCCAGGGTATTTTCTGTTGTTTCGCTGTTCAAATATCTAAGGGATGTCAAAAAAGCCGTCGACGAGATTATTACCGCCTGTTCGATGATATCAATCTCCCGCTGCTCCTTGATCATTCTCATCCGCACAAGAGGAGAGACTGTCGGCTGCAAGCGGTAACCCCACTTTTGGATGAGATTGTACATGCTGTAGGAAAGCCTTTCCCTGTCGAAATAGACATCCTTCCCCTTTTTTAATACCTTCCTTATGAAGTCCCTCTTCCTTTCGTAAATAACCTTCCCATCAGCAACCACCTCCGAACCCGCCTGAAGCGCATACCTGCCGTCGGTGCCAAAATGTACACCCTCTCCTGAACACAGAAGGATTGCATCGGTCCCTGAAAAACCGGTAAGGTACCGAATGTCAGTCAGAGATGTGATCAGGAAGGGGATTTTCTTTCCCCTTTTCAACTTTTTGATCAGTTGCACCTGTCTGCTTTTATAATCGAACACGTTACGTCCCTTTTATGGCATTCATCAGTGCAAGAGCCCCGAGATAGTATGAGTACCACCCGAAACCACAGATTTTGCCTCTCACCACATCCTCGATCATCGAAGCTTTTCTAAATTCTTCCCGAGCGTAAACATTCGAGATATGGACCTCAACCGCTAAAACCCCCGTTGCAATGAGTGCATCCCTTATGGCCACGCTCGTGTGGGTGTACGCTCCGGGATTGATAACTATTCCATCAGCAATGTCCTGAGCAGACTGAATCTTATCGACAATGTCCCCTTCGTGGTTGGACTGAAAAAACTCAATCTCAACGCCCTGCTTTGTCAGGAGACCGGTTACCTTTTGCATCATATTCTCATAGGATGTCTCTCCATAAACCTCTACTTCCCTCGTACCCGTGAGGTTAATATTCGGCCCACTGATGAACAATATTTTCATTGAATCCTCCCTGTATGGAGAGCAGCGCGTTGTCAGAGTGTTTCTCGAAGCGCGGGCGCGACAGATTTGAGATAAAACCTTGTCTTCCCCGTCAAGGAAACTTCGGACGTGACGACGAAGAGAAAATATTCATTCTCTATGACAAGAACGTGCACGTAATAATCGCTTCCCCCGAAACAGAGTTCTTCGACGCTCGAAAGGGAATTTTCAACAGATATTCTTGACAGCTCCTTCAGGAGAAAAGCAATCTCTGCTGCAATCGCAGAAAGGTCCAGATTCATCCGTCCGTTTTTCCATTCCTCTATAATCAGCCCGTCAAACGCGCTCACGGCGATTAATTGAACCCTTTTTTCCCCTTCAGCTATCCTGCTTACAATGTCATGAAAAATCATCTGTATGCCTCCACAATTTTTTGGAGAAAACCATTGAGAGCCTCAGCATATCTATTCAGCATCCCCTCCTTTTTGTGAAGAGAATCGATTTTATCCCTCAAACGGATTGCACCTTCGTTTCCGGGGTCATCTTTTAAAATTTTCTCGAGAACCTCGAGCGATTTATCCCTCTTTCCTTCCCTCAGCAGTACTTCCGCCATTGCGGTCGTGTAAACCGGAACTTCATCCTCAGCAACTTCCTCGGGGGCGGGGAGAGCCTCTTCCCTCACCTCTAAAGCAGGCTCCTCGGCGACGACATATGGTTCTCCGAGCTCTTCCTCTCCCTCGCCCTCACCATATTCATCATCCTCGATACCCTCTATCTTATAGACATCCTCCCCTATCTTGACAATCGTCTCGGAAGGGATTGTCTCCACCTCGCCGCCCACTCCCTCAGGTTGCATCCGATCCTCGATCGCCTCATATTCCCTTCGCATTGCTATTGCTTCTTTATTCCCGGGATTGAGTTGGATAATCTCATCCAGGATCCTCAGGGCCGCCACATTTTTTCCCTGCCTCGAATACAACCTCGCCAGGGTAAGGTTCAACTTCTCATCTGTTGGGTCCCTGTCAAGAAGCCTCTTTACAAGATTTTCGGCATCGTTGAATCTTCCGCTTGACTCGAGAACGTCCAGATCCTCATATATTTCTCCCTCTACCTTGCTTCTCACCTTTGCCTCCATGAAGCTTTGGAGGAAATTCAGGGACTCGACAGCATACTTCTCGTAATCCTTCAGTTGAAACGTGCGGATTTCAGACCTTCCTATATCGGTCAATACGGGAACATCCAACGTATCGAGCGCCCTCTTCTTGTCTCTCATGAACAGGGCAAACACGTTTGAATAATCGACATTCTCGGGAAGTATCTCGTACCTGAGATTCTCCAGCACACCTATCACGATATTGCGTATCTCCTCTGCACAGGCCCCCACGGTCAGGCTGATCTGAGCTTCAATCGCCATGCCGGCAGCAACAGCCTCGCCGTGGAGCAGTCGCGTGTAGGACGTGGCCTCCTCGATGCCGTGGCCGATGGTGTGCCCGAAATTAAGCACTTTTCTCTGCCATGACTCCTTTTCATCTGCCTCGACGACGGCAATTTTATATTGAATGCTCCGCGATATGACATCCATCAAAAGCGGTGTATGTGAACGGATATCTTCGAGCTTTTTTCCCCTGAGCAATCTGATGATTTCACCGTCCCCGATGAAACCCACTTTCAAAACTTCAGCCAGTCCCGCCAGAAAATTTCTGTCGTCGAGAGTCGACAGGTACTTGATGTCGATAAAAACCGCCCGGGGTTGGAAAAATGACCCGATGACATTCTTGGCGTCCTTGAAATTTATGCCCGTTTTCCCGCCAACACTGCTGTCGACCTGGGCAAGAAGTGTCGTGGGTATCTGGATATAATCTACACCTCTCATAAAGGTGGCGGCACAGAAGCCGACAATGTCCCCTGTCACCCCTCCACCGAAAGACACGATCAGCGACCTCCTGTCGCACTCTTTATCGAGAAGAAACTCGTATACAGCACGGGCATTATCGTGGTTTTTCCTCTCTTCTGAGGCCTCGAGGGGGAAAATGTGGCAGTCGATATTCTTGAAGATCTGTTCCACATCATCTTTATAGATCTCGTAAAAGGCGGCGTCGATTATCAGGAACGCTTTCTTGTTCGCATAAACCCGTAACATCCACTCTTCGATAAATTTTCCGAGGTCGTTCCCTGTGAAGATGTCGTAGGATTTTTCTCCCAGCTCTACATTTATCGTTCTTTCAACGGTCAACAGCTGCCCTCCAGTGAGAGGCGATCTCCTCTGATATCTCCTCTATGCTTTTGCCATCAGTCTGAACTGATATGTCTGCAGATAGATAGTAAGCTTTCCTCTTCTCCAGCAACTCCGAAATCTTGGCCAGTTTGTTCTCGCCCTTCACGAGAGGGCGGTCTTCGCAGGTTTCGATCCTCTCCTGCACCTCGGCTGGGCTTGCCCATAAACAGATTACCATACCGTATGATTTCATCAACTTCAGGTTTTGAGGATCGAGAATCGTTCCTCCGCCGGTTGAAACGACTCTGCCGGGGACTTTCAGGACCTTTCCAAGCATTCTGCTCTCCATATCCCTGAAGGCGGGCTCCCCCATTTTCGAAAAAATATGGACGATCTTCATACCCGCCTCTTTTTCTATCTCCCCATCCAAGTCCACGAATTCCATCTTCAGCTTTCGTGACACCGACCTTCCCACAGACGTCTTCCCCGTCCCCATGAAACCTGTGATGACAAGACCCCTTAACTTTTCTCGCATATCCTTCCAAGGTACGACTCATACCCTTTTATGGTGTCTTCGAGAAAGTCTCCCCCAAATTTTCCCAGCAGGCTCCCGGCGAGGACCAGGGCAACCATCGACTCGCCGATCACTGAAGCAGCGGGCACTGCGCAGATATCACTCCTTTCCTTTACCGCGGCAGTCTGGGAATAATCCCGAATTGAAACTGATTCCAGAGGAACGGTGAGAGTGGGTATCGGTTTCATGTAACAGCGAAGGATGAGGTCTTCCCCGTTGGTCATCCCCCCTTCCAGCCCGCCTGCATTGTTTGTCTTTCTCATAAATGGCAGCCTGTATCTCTCAAAAAACAGATGTTTTCCCGGTTTGGCAAATATCCTGTCATGTACGCGTCCTCCTCCTCTTCGCGAAGATTCGAAGGCATCTCCTATTTCTATCCCTTTTATTGCCGGTATCGACATGAGAGCCATGGCGAGCTTTCCGTCCAGACGCCTGTCCCATTGCGTATAGTCTCCAAGTCCGGGGGGTATTCCAAATCCCAGGACCTCAAAGGTACCACCGACGCTGTCTCCTCGTTTCGCCGATCCACGAATGAGTTCCATCGCCTCTTGGGACTTTTTTGAATCGATCATCCTCAAGGGATCTCTATCCGGCTCTTTTTCCAGCAAGCCCTCCCTGAAAACCCTCCTCCGAGACCTGACCGTCCCCACAGATGTGACGTAGCTCATTACCCATATATCGAACTGAGCCAGGAGCAATTTTGCCAGCGCGCCTGCAGCAACCCTTGCCACTGTCTCTCTGGCCGATGCCCTCTCAAGAACGTCCCTGACATCTTTTGCTCCTCTCTTCAAAACTCCCGGGAGGTCGGCATGGCCGGGCCGGGGATTGATCACTATGTCTTTGTCACCCGGACCTTTCCCGAAAGGCGCCATGATCCTTTTCCAGTTCTTGAAGTCCTTGTTCTTTACGTGAATGCAAATGGGTGATCCCAGGGTCATTCCGAACCTGACTCCCGAGGTAAATTCGGCAGTGTCAGCTTCGATACCCATCCTGCCCCCTCTGCCATAACCGGACATTCTCCTTTTGAGTTCCCTGTCCACAAACTTTCTCTCAACCGGAACCCCGCTGGGGAATCCCTCGACGATTACCGTTACCCCCTTGCCATGGGACTCGCCGGCTGTGAGGAATCTCACCATGGACACTCCCTCAAAAGCTCATGAATAAAAAAAAGCACCTGGAACGAGCACCAGGTGCTTTTCGTGAAAAAGACAAAAGAATCAGATCTCCTGACTGTTCTCAATGATCTTTGGTGTGATAAATATCAGAAGCTCCGTATTATCGTTTCTCTCCGTCTCCTTTTTAAAGAACCAGCCCAGGAGGGGAATCTTGTGAAACCATGGGACGGCATCAATACTTTCGGTCCTTTGAATCTGCAGGATGCCGCCTATGACAGCGGTCTCCCCGTCTTGTATCAGCACCTGTGTGTCTGCCTCGCGGCTCGATATTGATGGCACCCCGTTTACGGCGTTCCCGAAATCTGGGGTATCGTTTGCCGCATTGAGTTCCATAACGATCGTCTTGTCAGGCGTGATATGCGGTGTGACTTTGAGTTTCAGCGCCGCGTCGACAAATTCCGTCTGTGTACCCGAAGCGGAAACGGTTGAGTAGGGTATTTTTACTCCTTGCTGTATTATGGCCTCGTTATTTGTTGTCGTCACTATCTTGGGGCTTGAAATGATCTTGCCGTTCCCCGTTGTCTCGAGAGCAGAGAGGGAAAGGTCGAGCCTGAAATCGCCCCGCAATATGCCGAAGGCTATACCCCCACCAGAGCCCTGGCCCACCGCTGCCGGAAGGTTGACCGCATAAGTGGGGAAATTGGGGTTCGGTGTCTGGGCGTCAGGGAACAGCGTCCCCGTATCATCCTGAATGCCGGAAACAAAGATCCCGTCAGGCTGGCTCTGGTATGCGGCGCCCCACTGAACGCCCAGCTCTCTGGTAAACTGGGTGCTTACCTCGACTATTCTTGCCTCTATGAGAACCTGGGGTGTGGGTGTGTCGAGCTTTTTAACCAGATCTCTTACCTTCTCAATGTTTTTGGGTATGTCCTTTATGACCAGGGTGTTGGTCCGCTCATCAACCTTTGCCTTTCCTCGCGCGGACATAACTTCCTTGATCTGATCTTCGAGTTCTTTCACGTTAGCGAAGTTTACCGGGATCGTTTCGATGACCAGTTCCTCGAGTTCCTCCTTATTCTTGATGCTCTGAAGAACCTCCTTTTCCTCTTCCCTCAATTTGCTGATCGGGGCAATTCTCAGAACATTCCCTTCGAGCTTCGCGCCGAGGCCTTTGGTTTTCAGAACGATATCCAAAACCTGGTCCCAGGGAATATTGACCAGCCGCAGCGTAACCTTCCCTTTGACCTCGTCGGAGGTAATGATATTCAGGTTGCTCACCTCGGCTATGATCCTCAGCACGTTATGAATATCAGCATCTTTGAAGTCGAGGGAAATCCTCTGCCCCCTGTAGACTTTCTGCTCCATGCTATCGATAGTCACGAAGGGGGCAACTTCTCCAACAACGGGGCTGGAGGGAGCCGCCCGTGCCTCCATTTCACTCTTTTTGACGGCCCTGTACTCGGCCACTCTGTACCCTTTTTTCTCGACCTTTTTCTCCTTGGCGAAAGAAAGTACGAGCCTCTCATCCCCCTCGTTTACATCGTATTGATGTCCCCTCTCGTATGCGACCTTGACTGACACATCATCCCCATCCCTGTTTGCATCAACCATTTTTACGGGAATGTCGAATTTGGTCGCATCGAGATGGCGGAGAAGGTTTTCGGCGATTTTGACCTTCTTTACGGTAACGATTGCGAGCCCATCAGATCCTTTCTTCTCTATGACAGGTTTTTTCGAGTAGCTAATCACCACGTTTGACTTTTCTGGAAAATCTTCGAGATCTATCCCCGTAATTTCAGGAACGGCGGGAGATGGCTCCACTCCCCTATCAAGACTGGTAACCTTTTCCTCTGCGCCACCCCCCACTGAAACGACGATATCCCCGTTTTCGGTGGTGACGAGAAACGGAAGGGGAAGGTCTTTGGCCGTTTCGATCATTAATCTCACTTTATCTTCCTGCTCCGCGATCTTGATACCTTGCACTTGCGGTGTGTTGACAGCAATCTGTTCCTTCCCGATAAGGTTCTTTACGCCCCACAAATCCAGTATTATGCGAAAGGGATCAGAAATCTTGAAAGCATTGTAATTTTTCAATTCCCCCTGTATACTTGCCCGAATATTGGTGAAATAAGCGGTCTTGTCGATCATTATCTCCTTGAGCAGTGTCGTCTCCGCCTTTTCCTGCATATCTTTACCACCCGCGTCGTCAGCCGCATAAACCTTCACTCCCAGGAACACAAGGAGTGTTAAAAGGACGATGAGCAGTAAAGCTTTCTTGACCAGGTCTTTCATCAAGTTCTTATGATCCATACCTATTCTCCTCCTGGAAGTGGGAGCGTTAGTCTCTTTTCCCTCGTAACTTTCCTTCCCGTTATATCAAA contains:
- the efp gene encoding elongation factor P, encoding MYSTSDFRRGLKIEFEGYPCVILEFLHVKPGKGGAFVRTKLKNLRTGAVVDHTFRSGEKVGVPDLVEKEMQFMYEMEEDYYFMDTSSYEQIFLNGDHVGDARKFLKEGMLLKIQFYRGDPIGVEVPIFVELKIEKTAPGLKGDTVSGGTKPAELESGTVIQVPLFLNEGDVIKVDTRTGEYIERV
- a CDS encoding M24 family metallopeptidase — translated: MFDYKSRQVQLIKKLKRGKKIPFLITSLTDIRYLTGFSGTDAILLCSGEGVHFGTDGRYALQAGSEVVADGKVIYERKRDFIRKVLKKGKDVYFDRERLSYSMYNLIQKWGYRLQPTVSPLVRMRMIKEQREIDIIEQAVIISSTAFLTSLRYLNSETTENTLAATIEFEMKKRGAEGSSFPPIVAFGDKSAMPHATPDASKLDGAQIMLFDYGCRFQGYCSDETVTLLRKDKKVDRELRRVMTVVGRAKEEAFKQLAPGVKCRDIDLTVRSFIDSSGYGRHFVHSTGHGVGMEIHEPPHISRYSKDVLKPGMVITIEPGIYIPGKGGVRLEDLVKITENGFEKISYLPKNGRDLFA
- the aroQ gene encoding type II 3-dehydroquinate dehydratase, encoding MKILFISGPNINLTGTREVEVYGETSYENMMQKVTGLLTKQGVEIEFFQSNHEGDIVDKIQSAQDIADGIVINPGAYTHTSVAIRDALIATGVLAVEVHISNVYAREEFRKASMIEDVVRGKICGFGWYSYYLGALALMNAIKGT
- the aroB gene encoding 3-dehydroquinate synthase, producing MTVERTINVELGEKSYDIFTGNDLGKFIEEWMLRVYANKKAFLIIDAAFYEIYKDDVEQIFKNIDCHIFPLEASEERKNHDNARAVYEFLLDKECDRRSLIVSFGGGVTGDIVGFCAATFMRGVDYIQIPTTLLAQVDSSVGGKTGINFKDAKNVIGSFFQPRAVFIDIKYLSTLDDRNFLAGLAEVLKVGFIGDGEIIRLLRGKKLEDIRSHTPLLMDVISRSIQYKIAVVEADEKESWQRKVLNFGHTIGHGIEEATSYTRLLHGEAVAAGMAIEAQISLTVGACAEEIRNIVIGVLENLRYEILPENVDYSNVFALFMRDKKRALDTLDVPVLTDIGRSEIRTFQLKDYEKYAVESLNFLQSFMEAKVRSKVEGEIYEDLDVLESSGRFNDAENLVKRLLDRDPTDEKLNLTLARLYSRQGKNVAALRILDEIIQLNPGNKEAIAMRREYEAIEDRMQPEGVGGEVETIPSETIVKIGEDVYKIEGIEDDEYGEGEGEEELGEPYVVAEEPALEVREEALPAPEEVAEDEVPVYTTAMAEVLLREGKRDKSLEVLEKILKDDPGNEGAIRLRDKIDSLHKKEGMLNRYAEALNGFLQKIVEAYR
- a CDS encoding shikimate kinase (catalyzes the formation of shikimate 3-phosphate from shikimate in aromatic amino acid biosynthesis), producing MREKLRGLVITGFMGTGKTSVGRSVSRKLKMEFVDLDGEIEKEAGMKIVHIFSKMGEPAFRDMESRMLGKVLKVPGRVVSTGGGTILDPQNLKLMKSYGMVICLWASPAEVQERIETCEDRPLVKGENKLAKISELLEKRKAYYLSADISVQTDGKSIEEISEEIASHWRAAVDR
- the aroC gene encoding chorismate synthase; this translates as MVRFLTAGESHGKGVTVIVEGFPSGVPVERKFVDRELKRRMSGYGRGGRMGIEADTAEFTSGVRFGMTLGSPICIHVKNKDFKNWKRIMAPFGKGPGDKDIVINPRPGHADLPGVLKRGAKDVRDVLERASARETVARVAAGALAKLLLAQFDIWVMSYVTSVGTVRSRRRVFREGLLEKEPDRDPLRMIDSKKSQEAMELIRGSAKRGDSVGGTFEVLGFGIPPGLGDYTQWDRRLDGKLAMALMSIPAIKGIEIGDAFESSRRGGGRVHDRIFAKPGKHLFFERYRLPFMRKTNNAGGLEGGMTNGEDLILRCYMKPIPTLTVPLESVSIRDYSQTAAVKERSDICAVPAASVIGESMVALVLAGSLLGKFGGDFLEDTIKGYESYLGRICEKS
- the pilQ gene encoding type IV pilus secretin PilQ; protein product: MDHKNLMKDLVKKALLLIVLLTLLVFLGVKVYAADDAGGKDMQEKAETTLLKEIMIDKTAYFTNIRASIQGELKNYNAFKISDPFRIILDLWGVKNLIGKEQIAVNTPQVQGIKIAEQEDKVRLMIETAKDLPLPFLVTTENGDIVVSVGGGAEEKVTSLDRGVEPSPAVPEITGIDLEDFPEKSNVVISYSKKPVIEKKGSDGLAIVTVKKVKIAENLLRHLDATKFDIPVKMVDANRDGDDVSVKVAYERGHQYDVNEGDERLVLSFAKEKKVEKKGYRVAEYRAVKKSEMEARAAPSSPVVGEVAPFVTIDSMEQKVYRGQRISLDFKDADIHNVLRIIAEVSNLNIITSDEVKGKVTLRLVNIPWDQVLDIVLKTKGLGAKLEGNVLRIAPISKLREEEKEVLQSIKNKEELEELVIETIPVNFANVKELEDQIKEVMSARGKAKVDERTNTLVIKDIPKNIEKVRDLVKKLDTPTPQVLIEARIVEVSTQFTRELGVQWGAAYQSQPDGIFVSGIQDDTGTLFPDAQTPNPNFPTYAVNLPAAVGQGSGGGIAFGILRGDFRLDLSLSALETTGNGKIISSPKIVTTTNNEAIIQQGVKIPYSTVSASGTQTEFVDAALKLKVTPHITPDKTIVMELNAANDTPDFGNAVNGVPSISSREADTQVLIQDGETAVIGGILQIQRTESIDAVPWFHKIPLLGWFFKKETERNDNTELLIFITPKIIENSQEI